In the Streptobacillus moniliformis DSM 12112 genome, one interval contains:
- a CDS encoding EamA family transporter encodes MKKLGIIMAFIAAFLWGVSGSLAEYIFSNSNFNVNTYTFLRMFLTGIILVGYGVYTKGTKGLNKILFSKKYLKKIIVYGIFGIALLQYSFAQTINNSNAAFATLMQYITPTIVLVYLSYVTKTLPSIKKSILVSVALYGMFLMITSGSLNNLNVSPISLIYGLIAAFTFAFYILYISKFKKIDNTIVIGCGMIIGSLIFIPFIDYSNFRELLKLDIFITFLSNVVLGNAIPFYLFLESTKYIHPATTSLLGAVEPIVAIIIGIIFLGTHLTLIQLIGAILLIGSITIISIFED; translated from the coding sequence ATGAAAAAATTAGGAATTATTATGGCATTTATTGCTGCTTTTTTATGGGGAGTGTCAGGAAGTTTAGCTGAATATATATTTAGTAATTCAAATTTCAATGTAAATACATATACATTTTTAAGAATGTTTTTAACAGGTATTATTTTAGTTGGATATGGTGTCTATACGAAAGGGACTAAAGGATTAAATAAAATTCTTTTTTCAAAAAAATATTTAAAAAAAATAATTGTTTATGGTATTTTTGGAATTGCATTATTACAGTATTCTTTTGCTCAGACTATCAACAATTCAAATGCAGCATTTGCAACACTTATGCAATATATTACTCCAACTATAGTACTAGTTTATTTAAGTTATGTAACTAAAACTTTACCTAGTATTAAGAAAAGTATACTCGTTAGCGTTGCACTATACGGAATGTTTTTAATGATAACTAGTGGTAGTCTTAATAATTTAAATGTTAGTCCAATTTCACTTATTTACGGTTTAATTGCAGCATTTACTTTTGCATTCTATATCCTATATATCAGTAAGTTTAAAAAGATTGATAATACTATAGTTATAGGGTGTGGAATGATAATAGGTTCATTAATATTTATCCCTTTTATAGACTACAGTAATTTTAGAGAACTTTTAAAATTAGATATATTTATTACTTTTTTATCTAATGTTGTTTTAGGTAATGCTATACCATTTTATCTTTTCTTAGAAAGTACTAAATATATTCATCCTGCAACTACATCTTTACTAGGAGCAGTAGAGCCTATAGTTGCAATAATTATAGGGATAATATTTTTAGGAACACATTTAACTTTAATACAATTAATAGGTGCTATTTTATTAATAGGGTCTATAACTATTATTTCAATATTTGAAGATTAA
- a CDS encoding SufD family Fe-S cluster assembly protein, whose protein sequence is MKEKKYSARLQETIDLLKSAVAEESKKASKKEVDMSFNKPVWNRMKYTVQGVEKIENFNGLKIQNLDNINIEVSENVFTKLRISNYFKYESENYANLKKRILIKGEIKEKIYITMELSKENPHLVDVFNIELEENAKAKIYIIYKGIDNESTYHNGYINVKANKGSNLELITIQTLNVNSENFLGVDIDVKEDADVKHYSVEFGGMANVTSVSSNLLENRAKSLLLPVYLSDMERKTDYEYTLNFHGRECVADIDARGVTKDRAIKVFRGNLVFERFSSKSAGSESEFSILLDKTVNAHSIPTLFCDEDDVIGAHSASIGKIDQDKLFYLMSRGFDSKSAKKLVVESSFGPVFNAIEDEDMVGELKEILERRL, encoded by the coding sequence ATGAAAGAGAAAAAATATTCAGCAAGATTACAAGAAACTATAGATCTGTTAAAATCAGCAGTTGCAGAAGAGTCTAAGAAAGCAAGTAAAAAAGAAGTTGACATGTCATTTAATAAACCTGTATGGAATAGAATGAAATATACTGTACAAGGTGTAGAAAAAATTGAGAATTTTAATGGATTAAAAATTCAAAATTTAGATAATATAAATATAGAAGTAAGTGAAAATGTATTTACAAAATTAAGAATTTCAAATTATTTTAAGTATGAATCTGAAAATTATGCAAATTTAAAAAAGAGAATATTAATCAAAGGTGAAATTAAAGAAAAAATATATATAACTATGGAATTAAGCAAGGAAAATCCACATTTAGTTGATGTATTTAACATAGAACTTGAAGAAAATGCTAAAGCTAAAATATATATTATTTATAAAGGGATAGATAATGAAAGTACTTATCATAATGGGTATATTAATGTTAAAGCAAATAAAGGTTCTAACTTAGAATTAATAACTATACAAACACTAAATGTTAATTCTGAAAATTTTTTAGGAGTAGATATAGATGTTAAAGAAGATGCAGATGTTAAACACTATAGTGTAGAATTTGGTGGTATGGCAAATGTAACTTCAGTATCATCGAATTTATTAGAAAATAGGGCAAAATCACTTCTTTTACCAGTATATTTATCTGATATGGAAAGAAAAACAGATTATGAATATACATTAAATTTTCATGGGAGAGAATGTGTTGCAGATATAGATGCAAGAGGAGTAACTAAAGATAGGGCAATAAAAGTGTTTAGAGGTAATTTAGTATTTGAAAGATTTTCTTCAAAATCTGCTGGTTCAGAATCTGAGTTTTCTATACTTTTAGATAAAACAGTCAACGCTCATTCTATACCAACTTTATTCTGTGATGAAGATGATGTAATAGGGGCACATTCTGCAAGTATAGGTAAAATAGATCAAGATAAACTATTTTACTTAATGAGCAGAGGATTTGATTCTAAAAGTGCTAAAAAACTTGTGGTAGAATCATCGTTTGGGCCTGTATTTAATGCTATAGAAGATGAGGACATGGTAGGAGAATTGAAAGAAATCTTGGAAAGAAGATTATAA
- a CDS encoding ATP-binding cassette domain-containing protein codes for MSLGISFCDNRKLFEEICDDFYNNGIFIVSSFDNLGSLSYPASFKNVIGVDMAVKKVPNNGYQYVENSPINIRFLSRQQYLPSLNNEYSNLLGSSFFSPYISSMIYKNFEKINNEFTVFQFLKENATEIYSEFNNYVTSYKCDLKISKAVIFPFNKEMTNILTNLELCNFKVIEVFDIKYLGQINKKISDILTFTNNDMIIKNIEKLDWTSEFDTFILGHIQEIENLTNKNYTKDIIKNCIKYNKKLYAIEDISKYLNELNIKNLNFYYPLIEENMVNNNTFGKLRCISKPILAVMGTSPKQGKYTLQLALRKVFLDKGYKVGQLGTEGTGFLFNFDEIYPTGYNSTVRINGNNSIYFINKLLSDIELKNPDIIILGTQSQTIHYNTGNLNCYTLKNIELILGSDPDGILLVINPTDTFEYIQRTIINLEVVYESKVIALVLFPINKTIKWSVLGNIYQKSDINEIKKFKKEIEKLTLKKCFIFDSEEEIEKIFNEVIVFLEKRYKIMYKNKFITYILKFKLQNIWLLFWIIVWASMTVASSVILTYVLDAIISKNINTFLIFSIVDILCWLGVSYAQATKDIIKENLIQKELNAIRQDILEPLTKVDFSEFKKNTKSEYISWLVNDMNLLRDNGFIQFYGAVESIITVILNAFAIIYFHWIILLVSIIMTVFVYYSPKIFQKKVENATKDVSEHSGRVLKKTDDYINGFEIFYHNNQTEYFKNKILLSFEKMIIPKVRLVKYSTIANSSSMFASIISQVIIFIVTGYLIIKGEITTGVIFSVANLTSTLFNYTRGAAYNIVTFRACFKLLEKYPFIYVKEPKTQISKFNDKLIINNVKVEFNDNIIKYPNIEIKKGMKIVITGASGTGKSTLLKILTGEILNYDGDILLDGINYRNIDFKCLQNIIGIVMQKPYILSETLRDNLLIGRNINEEVFQKVIKLSYVDEFVLDKLDRVYEDDLSGGQKQRIGIARELMGEKEILILDEINANIDKKCAIEIEKNILSQKDLTVIIVSHHLYDESKDYFDEIIELGS; via the coding sequence ATGAGTTTAGGAATTTCTTTTTGTGATAATAGAAAATTATTTGAAGAAATATGTGATGATTTCTATAATAATGGTATTTTTATTGTGTCTTCATTTGATAATTTAGGCAGCCTTTCATATCCTGCATCATTCAAAAATGTAATAGGAGTAGATATGGCAGTAAAAAAGGTTCCTAATAATGGTTACCAATATGTAGAAAATAGCCCAATAAATATAAGATTTTTATCAAGACAACAATATTTACCAAGTTTGAATAATGAATATTCAAATTTACTCGGTAGCAGTTTTTTTTCACCATATATTTCAAGTATGATATATAAAAATTTTGAAAAAATAAATAATGAATTTACGGTATTTCAATTTTTAAAAGAAAATGCAACTGAAATATATAGTGAATTTAATAATTATGTTACTTCTTATAAATGTGATCTAAAAATTAGTAAAGCTGTTATATTTCCTTTTAATAAAGAAATGACAAATATTTTAACTAATTTAGAATTATGTAATTTTAAAGTTATTGAAGTATTTGATATTAAATATTTAGGTCAAATAAATAAAAAAATATCTGATATTTTGACATTTACAAATAATGATATGATAATAAAAAATATTGAAAAATTAGATTGGACAAGTGAATTTGATACATTTATATTAGGGCATATTCAAGAGATAGAAAATTTAACAAATAAAAATTATACAAAAGATATAATAAAAAATTGTATAAAATATAATAAAAAATTATACGCTATTGAAGATATTTCTAAATATTTAAATGAACTAAATATAAAAAATCTAAATTTTTATTATCCTTTAATCGAAGAAAATATGGTAAATAATAATACATTTGGGAAATTACGTTGTATAAGTAAACCTATACTAGCTGTAATGGGAACTTCACCAAAACAAGGTAAATATACTTTACAATTAGCATTAAGAAAAGTCTTTTTAGATAAAGGATATAAAGTAGGTCAATTAGGAACTGAAGGTACAGGTTTTTTATTTAATTTTGATGAAATATATCCAACGGGGTATAACTCAACTGTAAGAATAAATGGTAATAATTCTATATATTTCATCAATAAATTATTATCAGATATTGAATTAAAAAATCCTGATATAATAATTTTAGGGACTCAATCTCAAACTATACATTATAATACAGGAAATCTTAATTGTTATACATTAAAAAATATAGAACTAATTTTAGGGAGTGATCCTGACGGAATTTTACTAGTAATAAATCCTACTGACACATTTGAATATATTCAACGAACAATTATAAATTTAGAAGTTGTATATGAAAGCAAAGTAATTGCGTTAGTACTTTTTCCTATTAACAAAACTATTAAATGGTCTGTTTTAGGAAATATATATCAAAAAAGTGATATAAATGAAATTAAAAAATTTAAAAAAGAAATAGAAAAATTAACTTTAAAAAAATGTTTTATTTTTGATAGTGAAGAAGAAATAGAAAAAATATTTAATGAAGTAATAGTTTTTTTGGAAAAGAGGTATAAAATTATGTATAAAAATAAATTTATTACATATATTTTAAAATTTAAATTACAAAATATTTGGTTATTATTTTGGATAATAGTGTGGGCATCAATGACAGTTGCATCATCTGTAATATTAACATATGTATTAGATGCAATAATATCAAAAAATATAAATACATTTTTAATATTTTCAATAGTCGATATATTATGTTGGTTAGGAGTTAGTTATGCTCAAGCAACTAAAGATATTATAAAAGAAAATTTGATACAAAAAGAATTAAATGCTATAAGACAAGATATATTAGAACCATTAACAAAAGTAGATTTTTCAGAATTTAAAAAAAATACAAAATCTGAATATATTTCATGGTTAGTAAATGATATGAATTTATTAAGAGATAATGGATTTATTCAATTTTATGGAGCTGTAGAAAGTATTATTACAGTAATTTTAAATGCTTTTGCAATAATATATTTCCACTGGATAATATTATTAGTTTCTATAATAATGACAGTATTTGTATATTATAGTCCTAAAATATTTCAAAAAAAAGTTGAAAATGCAACAAAAGATGTTTCGGAACATTCAGGTAGAGTTCTTAAGAAAACAGATGATTATATAAATGGATTTGAAATTTTTTATCATAATAATCAAACAGAATATTTTAAAAATAAAATTTTATTAAGTTTTGAAAAAATGATAATACCTAAAGTGAGATTAGTTAAATATTCGACTATTGCAAATTCATCTTCAATGTTTGCAAGTATTATATCTCAGGTTATTATATTCATAGTAACGGGTTATTTAATAATTAAGGGAGAAATAACAACAGGAGTAATATTTTCAGTAGCAAATTTAACTAGTACTTTATTTAACTATACAAGAGGTGCTGCATATAATATAGTTACATTTAGAGCATGTTTTAAATTGTTAGAAAAATATCCATTCATATATGTAAAAGAACCAAAAACACAAATATCAAAATTTAATGATAAGTTAATCATTAATAATGTAAAAGTTGAATTTAATGATAATATAATAAAATATCCTAATATAGAAATTAAAAAAGGTATGAAAATTGTAATAACAGGAGCTTCAGGTACTGGAAAATCTACTTTACTTAAAATATTAACAGGAGAAATATTAAATTATGATGGAGACATCTTATTGGATGGTATAAATTATAGAAATATAGATTTTAAATGTTTGCAAAATATAATAGGAATAGTAATGCAAAAACCATATATTTTATCTGAAACATTAAGAGATAATTTATTGATAGGTCGTAACATAAATGAGGAAGTATTTCAAAAAGTTATAAAATTATCTTATGTTGATGAATTTGTATTAGATAAATTAGATAGAGTTTATGAAGATGATTTATCTGGTGGTCAAAAACAAAGAATAGGTATAGCAAGAGAATTAATGGGAGAAAAAGAAATATTAATTTTAGATGAAATTAATGCTAACATTGATAAAAAATGTGCAATAGAAATTGAAAAAAATATTTTATCTCAAAAAGATTTAACAGTAATAATTGTATCACATCATTTATATGATGAAAGTAAAGATTATTTTGATGAAATAATTGAATTAGGTTCTTAA
- the sufB gene encoding Fe-S cluster assembly protein SufB → METTKKTYIADIERGIYDVKDEMKHKFTTGKGLDENVVKRISEKKNEPEWMLEKRLHALKIFFEKPMPTWSTDLSDLDINEIVHYLETESENMNSSWEDVPEYIKKTFDRLGIPEAEKKSLAGVGAQYDSNVVYHSLNEELKSKGVIYTDIETAIVEHEELIKKYFMTLIKPEDHKFAALHGAVWSGGSFVYVPKGVKIEKPLQSYFRLNASESGQFEHTLIIVEEGAELHFIEGCSAPKYYRNALHAGAVELFVAKNAKLRYSTIENWSKNLYNLNTKRAIVEEHGTIEWISGSFGSRVTNLYPMSILNGVGASCEFTGVTFAAAGQFLDTGCKIVHAAPYTTSNVSSKSISKNGGGAFYRSLLKVVPGAHHCKATAECESLMLDNNGSASHTMPIIEVNTDDIDIGHEASIGRISDEAIFYLMSRGLSEDEAKLMIIRGFVEPISKELPLEYAVELNKLIELELEGTIG, encoded by the coding sequence ATGGAAACTACAAAAAAGACATATATTGCTGATATTGAACGTGGAATATATGATGTAAAAGATGAAATGAAGCATAAGTTTACTACAGGAAAAGGATTAGATGAAAATGTAGTTAAAAGAATATCTGAAAAGAAAAATGAACCTGAATGGATGCTTGAAAAAAGATTACATGCTTTAAAAATATTTTTTGAAAAACCTATGCCTACTTGGAGTACTGACCTTTCAGATTTAGATATAAATGAAATAGTTCATTATTTAGAAACTGAGTCAGAAAACATGAATTCTTCTTGGGAAGATGTCCCAGAATATATTAAAAAAACTTTTGATAGATTGGGTATACCTGAGGCAGAAAAAAAATCTCTTGCAGGAGTTGGAGCCCAATATGATTCAAATGTAGTTTATCATAGTTTAAATGAAGAATTAAAATCAAAGGGAGTTATATATACAGATATAGAAACAGCTATAGTTGAACATGAGGAATTAATAAAAAAATATTTCATGACTTTAATTAAACCAGAAGATCATAAATTTGCTGCATTACATGGTGCAGTTTGGTCAGGAGGGTCTTTTGTTTATGTACCTAAAGGAGTAAAGATTGAAAAACCATTACAATCATATTTTAGATTAAATGCTTCAGAGTCAGGACAATTTGAACATACTTTAATTATAGTTGAAGAGGGGGCAGAATTACATTTTATTGAGGGGTGTTCAGCACCTAAGTATTATAGAAATGCTTTACATGCAGGAGCAGTAGAATTATTTGTTGCTAAAAATGCTAAATTACGTTATTCAACTATAGAAAATTGGTCAAAAAATTTATATAACCTAAATACAAAAAGAGCTATAGTAGAAGAACATGGAACTATAGAGTGGATATCAGGTTCTTTTGGTTCACGTGTTACTAATCTATACCCTATGAGTATATTAAATGGTGTTGGTGCATCTTGTGAATTTACAGGAGTTACTTTTGCTGCAGCTGGTCAATTTTTAGATACAGGTTGTAAAATTGTACATGCAGCACCATATACTACTTCAAATGTGTCATCAAAATCTATTTCAAAAAATGGTGGTGGAGCTTTTTATAGATCACTTCTTAAAGTGGTTCCAGGAGCTCATCACTGTAAAGCAACAGCAGAATGTGAGTCATTAATGCTTGATAATAATGGGTCAGCATCTCATACTATGCCAATAATAGAGGTAAATACTGATGATATAGATATAGGTCATGAGGCAAGTATAGGAAGAATAAGTGATGAGGCAATATTTTACTTAATGAGTAGAGGACTTTCAGAAGATGAGGCTAAATTAATGATAATAAGAGGGTTTGTAGAACCAATATCTAAGGAATTACCTCTTGAATATGCAGTTGAACTTAACAAGTTAATAGAATTAGAATTAGAAGGGACTATAGGGTAG
- a CDS encoding radical SAM/SPASM domain-containing protein, translating to MYNYNIFDNNLEFTIIITDGCNFKCAYCYQEDREYKIIKKNILISILKYIEKNSKKYKTIKINWFGGEPMLGFKKIIYFMEKCIEICKKNKISLVSGMTTNGYLLTLDNFKKLLKCKVFLFQITLDGPREIHNKLRPHKNKQDSFEVIIDNLRKINFEIKQYYSIVLRINLTKATVNNFTKFMNELKFLKRNNKINFNCQKMSNYGGESINKLIDEMITEEDFANIHSTLVENNFNIINQPLIKAGAGLCSSCKKNSYYIDPDGNVLKYSLAIYNFKFKEKNIIGYIKEDGEIFIKNDIENQWIKRNKLDNECKHCKFYPICYNHYCPYRRMIKNKKICYGYKNFIFNSL from the coding sequence ATTTATAATTATAATATTTTTGATAATAATTTAGAATTTACAATAATAATAACAGATGGGTGTAATTTTAAATGTGCATATTGCTATCAAGAAGATAGGGAATATAAAATAATTAAAAAAAATATTTTAATTAGTATATTAAAATATATTGAGAAAAATTCTAAAAAATATAAAACTATAAAAATTAATTGGTTTGGTGGAGAACCAATGTTAGGATTTAAGAAAATTATTTATTTTATGGAGAAATGTATAGAAATTTGTAAAAAAAATAAAATTTCATTGGTTTCAGGGATGACAACAAATGGATATTTATTAACATTAGATAATTTCAAAAAACTTTTAAAATGTAAAGTTTTTTTATTTCAAATAACTTTAGATGGACCACGAGAAATACATAATAAACTAAGACCTCATAAAAATAAGCAAGATTCATTTGAAGTAATAATTGATAATTTGAGAAAAATAAATTTTGAAATAAAACAATATTATAGTATTGTTTTAAGGATAAATTTAACTAAAGCTACTGTTAATAATTTTACAAAATTTATGAATGAATTGAAATTTTTAAAAAGAAACAATAAAATAAATTTTAATTGTCAAAAAATGTCTAATTATGGTGGAGAATCAATAAATAAATTAATTGATGAAATGATTACGGAAGAAGATTTTGCAAATATTCATAGTACATTAGTAGAAAATAATTTCAATATTATTAATCAGCCTCTAATAAAAGCTGGTGCTGGTCTTTGTTCATCTTGTAAAAAAAATTCATATTATATAGATCCTGATGGAAATGTACTAAAGTATTCATTAGCAATATATAATTTTAAATTTAAAGAAAAGAATATAATCGGATATATAAAAGAAGATGGAGAAATATTTATTAAAAATGATATTGAGAATCAATGGATAAAAAGGAATAAACTTGACAATGAATGTAAACATTGTAAATTTTATCCTATTTGTTACAATCATTACTGTCCATATAGACGAATGATTAAAAATAAAAAAATATGTTACGGCTATAAAAACTTTATATTTAATTCATTATAG
- the sufC gene encoding Fe-S cluster assembly ATPase SufC, protein MELLKVENLHAGIEDKKIIKGLDLVINKGEVHVIMGPNGAGKSTLASILIGHPKYEVSQGKIVLEGEEIQESLVDERARKGIFLSFQYPEEIPGLTVEDFLRSAKEAVSGEKQYILRFNRLLKEKMAQLKMDESYANRYLNVGFSGGEKKKNEILQMAILEPKLAILDETDSGLDRDATKIVFEGVKTLKSTDKSMLIITHYNKVLEYLEPDFVHILMDGRIVKTGGKELVEFIETHGYEKLRKEFLGDN, encoded by the coding sequence GTGGAATTATTAAAAGTAGAAAATTTACATGCTGGAATAGAAGATAAAAAGATAATAAAAGGATTAGATTTAGTAATTAATAAGGGAGAAGTACATGTTATAATGGGTCCAAATGGTGCAGGAAAATCGACTCTTGCCTCTATATTAATAGGACATCCTAAATATGAAGTTAGTCAAGGGAAAATAGTGTTAGAGGGAGAGGAAATACAAGAATCTCTCGTTGATGAAAGAGCAAGAAAAGGAATATTTTTATCATTTCAATATCCTGAGGAAATACCAGGGCTTACAGTTGAGGATTTTTTAAGGTCTGCTAAAGAAGCTGTAAGTGGAGAAAAACAATATATTTTAAGATTTAACAGGTTATTAAAAGAAAAAATGGCACAATTAAAAATGGATGAAAGTTATGCAAATAGATATTTAAATGTAGGATTTTCAGGAGGAGAAAAGAAAAAAAATGAAATACTACAAATGGCAATATTAGAACCAAAGCTTGCTATACTTGATGAAACTGATTCAGGACTTGATAGAGATGCTACAAAAATTGTATTTGAAGGTGTAAAAACATTGAAATCTACTGATAAATCTATGTTAATAATTACACACTATAACAAGGTATTAGAATATTTAGAACCTGATTTTGTCCATATATTAATGGACGGTAGAATAGTTAAAACTGGTGGAAAAGAATTAGTTGAATTTATAGAAACTCATGGTTATGAAAAATTAAGAAAAGAGTTTTTAGGTGATAATTAA
- a CDS encoding MFS transporter has protein sequence MYLNSLFPRNALLDFIFVTFYITKLSITIDKYLYLDTLLFVLITAFEMPSGYISDLFGRKRILILGKVIILISMIVLLFSNNFSHGVVVIVIYSIGGALTSGNTESILFEYFFNSEELNKYKVILANVSSIGLTLGIVLSFLSGIIFKFNILYIIYLDIIIYTINILATIFFLEESKMKSKSEKIEKDNNNENNNKIKEIIDIKVILGLMIGSFIFVFFRSTYNFYQPIYTDFGIDVKYFGMFTVLFSIIGVITNQILKKYFIKKIKYNNLSIMKIYISILFTSFLIMYSKSSFILFMIFICIQQVIRYIEGNIVTIYVNKKIPENTKYRTTYLSIQHFITTGLISMTLIFSSYILKFLSMYTTFFVISLIFTLLVSMLLLILKRMELNSKKIKYN, from the coding sequence ATGTATTTAAACTCTTTATTTCCTAGAAATGCTTTGCTTGATTTTATTTTCGTAACATTTTATATAACTAAACTATCAATTACTATAGATAAGTATCTATATTTAGATACATTATTATTTGTATTAATAACAGCTTTTGAAATGCCAAGTGGATATATTTCAGATTTATTTGGTAGAAAAAGAATATTAATTTTAGGTAAAGTTATAATATTAATTTCAATGATAGTTCTATTATTTTCAAATAATTTTTCACATGGAGTTGTAGTTATAGTAATATATTCAATAGGTGGAGCATTAACCTCTGGAAATACAGAATCAATTTTATTTGAATATTTTTTTAATTCAGAAGAGTTAAATAAATATAAGGTTATTTTAGCAAATGTTAGTAGTATTGGTTTAACATTGGGTATTGTACTATCATTTCTAAGTGGAATTATTTTTAAATTTAATATACTATATATAATTTATTTAGATATTATTATATACACAATTAATATTTTAGCTACAATATTTTTTTTAGAAGAAAGTAAAATGAAAAGCAAATCTGAAAAAATTGAAAAAGATAATAACAATGAAAATAATAATAAAATTAAAGAAATTATTGATATAAAAGTAATACTTGGATTAATGATAGGTTCATTTATTTTTGTTTTTTTCAGAAGTACATATAACTTTTATCAACCTATTTATACAGACTTTGGTATTGATGTAAAATATTTTGGTATGTTTACAGTATTATTTAGTATTATAGGGGTAATAACAAACCAAATTTTAAAAAAATACTTCATAAAAAAAATTAAATATAATAATTTATCAATAATGAAGATATATATTTCAATATTATTTACTAGTTTTTTAATAATGTATTCAAAATCTAGCTTTATTTTATTCATGATATTTATTTGTATACAACAAGTTATACGATATATTGAGGGTAATATAGTTACAATATATGTAAATAAGAAAATACCTGAAAATACTAAATATAGGACGACATATTTATCTATACAACACTTTATTACTACAGGTTTAATTTCTATGACATTAATTTTTTCAAGTTACATATTAAAATTTTTAAGTATGTATACAACTTTTTTTGTAATTTCATTAATTTTTACATTATTAGTATCTATGTTATTGTTGATACTAAAAAGAATGGAATTAAATTCAAAAAAGATAAAATATAATTAA
- a CDS encoding SufS family cysteine desulfurase: MDEIKKDFPIFKKRDIAYLDNASTTQKPQEVINEIYNYYLETNGNAGRGSHELSMINQAIMESTRKKVANFVGVSDEKNIVFTKGSTEGLNIIAFGYALENLSEGDEIVLAISNHHSNIVPWQEVARIKKLKIRYLYLDKFGNLDIRELPYLFNSKTKIISISSVVNTTGVIQNFREVIEMAHRYDVKVVLDCAQSIAHFKHEFEKWDVDFAVFSGHKMFSAQGVGILYGKMELLKDTRPFIYGGDMVEYVEESGSSYKESPYKFEGGTQNVEAILSLVKAIEYIEKIGYERLQKVEEKLIMYATFAINTLDFVETYYTENVEKVGIIAFNVKGVHSHDTAFILDNKGVAVRSGQHCTAPLLSFMGINSCCRVSLGVYNDEKDIDRLIEGLFEVKKIFER, from the coding sequence ATGGATGAAATAAAAAAAGATTTCCCTATATTTAAAAAAAGGGATATAGCATATTTAGATAATGCTTCAACTACACAAAAACCACAGGAAGTTATAAATGAGATATATAATTACTATTTAGAAACTAATGGTAATGCTGGTAGAGGCTCTCATGAACTTTCTATGATAAATCAAGCTATAATGGAATCTACTAGAAAAAAAGTGGCAAATTTTGTAGGTGTAAGCGATGAAAAAAATATAGTTTTTACAAAGGGAAGTACTGAGGGATTAAATATTATAGCTTTTGGTTACGCACTAGAAAATTTAAGTGAGGGAGATGAAATAGTACTTGCAATATCTAATCATCATTCTAATATCGTTCCATGGCAAGAAGTGGCTAGAATAAAGAAATTAAAAATAAGATATCTTTATTTAGATAAATTTGGTAATTTAGATATTAGAGAACTTCCTTATTTATTTAATTCTAAAACTAAAATAATAAGTATTTCAAGTGTTGTAAATACAACTGGTGTAATACAAAATTTTAGAGAAGTTATAGAAATGGCTCATAGATATGATGTGAAAGTAGTGCTTGATTGTGCCCAATCTATAGCTCATTTTAAACATGAATTTGAAAAATGGGATGTAGATTTTGCAGTATTTTCAGGGCATAAAATGTTTTCAGCTCAAGGTGTTGGAATACTTTATGGTAAAATGGAATTACTAAAAGATACTAGACCTTTTATTTATGGTGGAGATATGGTTGAATATGTAGAAGAAAGTGGGTCAAGTTATAAGGAAAGTCCATATAAGTTTGAGGGTGGAACTCAAAATGTAGAAGCAATTTTAAGCTTGGTAAAGGCTATAGAATACATAGAAAAAATAGGGTATGAAAGACTACAAAAAGTAGAAGAAAAACTTATAATGTATGCTACTTTTGCAATTAATACATTAGATTTTGTGGAAACATATTATACAGAAAATGTTGAAAAAGTAGGAATAATTGCATTTAATGTTAAAGGTGTTCATTCACATGACACGGCTTTTATACTAGATAATAAAGGTGTTGCAGTTAGATCTGGACAACATTGTACAGCTCCATTACTTTCATTTATGGGAATAAATTCATGTTGTAGAGTTAGTTTAGGAGTGTATAATGATGAAAAGGATATAGATAGACTTATTGAGGGTTTATTTGAAGTGAAAAAAATATTTGAAAGATAA